A stretch of Lathyrus oleraceus cultivar Zhongwan6 chromosome 6, CAAS_Psat_ZW6_1.0, whole genome shotgun sequence DNA encodes these proteins:
- the LOC127091912 gene encoding protein translocase subunit SecA, chloroplastic, which translates to MATSSLCSSFTSRTCNPHSRPHRKTLTLPGSFFLCRQFHLNSPSVSKTRRIRTRQSGPVASLGGLLGGIFKGTDTGEATRKQYAATVNTINGLEPKISSLSDSELRDMTFALRERAQKGESLDSLLPEAFAVVREASKRVLGLRPFDVQLIGGMVLHKGEIAEMRTGEGKTLVAILPAYLNALVGKGVHVVTVNDYLARRDCEWVGQVPRFLGMKVGLIQQNMTSEQRKENYLCDITYVTNSELGFDFLRDNLATSVEELVIRGFNYCVIDEVDSILIDEARTPLIISGPAEKPSDQYFKAAKIADAFERDIHYTVDEKQKSVLLSEQGYEDAEEILAVKDLYDPREQWASFVINAIKAKELFLRDVNYIIRGKEVLIVDEFTGRVMQGRRWSDGLHQAVEAKEGLPIQNETVTLASISYQNFFLQFPKLCGMTGTAATEITEFESIYKLKVTIVPTNKPMIRKDESDVVFRATTGKWRAVVVEISRMNKTGRPVLVGTTSVEQSDSLSQQLKEAGILHEVLNAKPENVEREAEIVAQSGRLGAVTIATNMAGRGTDIILGGNAEFMARLKLREIMMPRVVKLVAEGEFVSVKKPPPSKTWKVNEKLFPCQLSNQNTELAEKAVQLAVKTWGKRSLTELEAEERLSYSCEKGPAQDEVIAELRNAFLEISKEYKVFTEEERKKVVAAGGLHVVGTERHESRRIDNQLRGRSGRQGDPGSSRFFLSLEDNIFRIFGGDRIQGLMRAFRVEDLPIESQMLTKALDEAQKKVENYFFDIRKQLFEYDEVLNSQRDRVYTERRRALQSVNLQSLLIEYAELTIDDILEANIGSDAPKESWDLDKLIAKIQQYCYLLTDLTPDLLLNECSDYEGLRSYLRLRGKEAYLQKRDIVEQQAPGLMKEAERFLILSNIDRLWKEHLQALKFVQQAVGLRGYAQRDPLIEYKLEGYNLFLEMMAQIRRNVIYSIYQFKPVLLKQDQDKMENQKSGKRNARAPTETNPDPVGTVEPSTSASS; encoded by the exons ATGGCAACGTCCTCACTCTGTTCCTCCTTCACTTCCCGAACTTGTAATCCACACTCTCGTCCTCACCGCAAAACCCTAACCCTACCAGGTTCCTTTTTTCTCTGCAGACAATTTCACCTCAATTCACCTTCCGTTTCCAAAACACGCCGAATTAGGACTCGTCAATCTGGTCCAGTTGCCTCACTCGGTGGTTTGTTAGGCGGTATCTTCAAAGGAACCGATACCGGAGAAGCTACAAGGAAGCAATATGCTGCAACTGTTAACACGATCAATGGATTGGAACCGAAGATTTCTTCACTTTCCGATTCTGAACTTAGGGACATGACTTTTGCATTGCGAGAGCGTGCTCAAAAGGGAGAGTCCTTGGATTCTCTCTTGCCT GAAGCTTTTGCTGTTGTAAGAGAAGCTTCAAAGAGAGTTCTCGGTCTTCGTCCATTCGATGTTCAGTTGATAG GGGGCATGGTTCTTCATAAGGGAGAAATAGCTGAAATGAGGACTGGAGAAGGGAAGACTCTGGTTGCTATTTTGCCAGCTTATTTGAATGCATTAGTTGGGAAGGGAGTTCATGTTGTTACTGTTAATGATTATCTTGCTCGGCGTGATTGTGAATGGGTTGGTCAAGTTCCACGCTTTCTTGGAATGAAGGTTGGCCTCATCCAGC AAAATATGACAAGTGAGCAAAGAAAGGAAAATTATTTATGTGACATAACATATGTCACTAACAGCGAACTTGGTTTTGATTTCTTAAGAGACAATCTTGCCACG AGTGTCGAGGAGCTTGTCATTAGGGGTTTCAATTACTGTGTCATTGATGAGGTTGATTCAATCCTTATTGATGAAGCTAGAACTCCACTCATTATATCAGGACCTGCAGAGAAACCCAGTGATCAATATTTCAAGGCTGCAAAGATAGCAGACGCTTTTGAACGAGATATACATTATACT GTGGATGAAAAACAAAAATCGGTTCTACTTTCTGAACAGGGCTATGAAGATGCTGAAGAAATTTTAGCTGTCAAAGATTTATATGATCCACGAGAACAATGGGCTTCATTTGTCATAAATGCAATTAAAGCAAAAGAACTTTTTCTTCGAGATGTAAACTACATTATTCGCGGAAAAGAGGTCCTAATTGTTGATGAGTTTACTGGTCGAGTAATGCAG GGGAGAAGGTGGAGTGATGGACTTCACCAAGCAGTTGAAGCAAAGGAAGGGCTGCCCATTCAAAATGAAACCGTGACACTGGCTTCTATTAGTTACCAGAATTTCTTTCTGCAG TTCCCAAAACTTTGCGGCATGACTGGCACTGCAGCGACAGAAATCACTGAGTTTGAAAGCATTTACAAGCTTAAAGTTACAATCGTGCCTACAAACAAACCTATGATAAGAAAG GATGAATCTGATGTAGTTTTTAGGGCTACTACAGGGAAATGGCGCGCAGTTGTGGTGGAAATCTCTAGGATGAATAAAACTGGCCGACCTGTGCTTGTTGGCACCACTAGCGTTGAGCAGAGTGATTCTTTGTCTCAGCAATTGAAGGAAGCTGGAATCCTGCATGAG GTTCTCAACGCAAAACCAGAAAATGTAGAGAGGGAAGCAGAAATTGTCGCACAAAGTGGTCGTCTTGGGGCAGTGACAATTGCCACAAATATGGCTGGTCGTGGGACGGATATAATCCTTGGCGGAAATGCTGAATTTATGGCACGACTGAAGCTTCGTGAGATAATGATGCCGAG AGTTGTTAAGCTAGTAGCTGAAGGAGAATTTGTATCGGTGAAGAAACCTCCTCCCAGTAAGACATGGAAG GTGAATGAGAAGCTGTTTCCATGCCAACTATCAAACCAAAATACTGAGTTGGCTGAAAAGGCTGTGCAATTAGCTGTTAAAACATGGGGCAAAAGATCATTAACTGAGCTGGAAGCAGAAGAGCGCCTATCATATTCCTGTGAAAAG GGCCCTGCCCAAGATGAAGTTATTGCCGAGCTGAGAAATGCATTTCTGGAAATCAGCAAGGAATATAAAGTCTTCACCGAGGAAGAGAGGAAGAAG GTTGTGGCAGCTGGTGGACTACATGTGGTGGGTACAGAGCGTCATGAATCACGAAGAATTGATAACCAg CTGCGTGGTCGAAGTGGCAGACAAGGGGATCCAGGAAGCTCACGCTTCTTTTTAAGTCTTGAAGATAATATTTTTCGGATATTTGGTGGAGACCGAATTCAG GGCTTAATGCGGGCTTTTAGAGTGGAAGACCTACCTATTGAGTCCCAGATGTTGACCAAAGCATTAGATGAAGCCCAAAAGAAAGTGGAGAATTATTTCTTTGACATTCGGAAGCAATTGTTTGAGTATGATGAAGTACTTAATAGCCAAAGAGATCGAGTTTATACAGAGAGAAGACGGGCCCTTCAATCTGTCAATCTTCAGTCTCTTCTTATTGAATATGCTGAATTGACAATAGATGACATTTTAGAG GCCAATATTGGTTCTGATGCTCCAAAAGAAAGCTGGGATCTTGATAAACTAATTGCAAAAATTCAGCA ATATTGCTACTTGTTGACTGATCTGACCCCTGATTTGCTGCTGAACGAGTGTTCTGATTATGAGGGATTGCGGAGCTATCTTCGTCTCCGTGGTAAAGAAGCTTATCTGCAAAAAAGG GATATTGTGGAGCAACAAGCACCGGGTTTGATGAAAGAAGCAGAGCGGTTCCTAATCTTGAGCAATATTGATCGGCTTTGGAAAGAACATCTACAAGCACTAAAATTTGTTCAGCAAGCTGTGGGTTTACGAGGGTATGCACAGCGGGATCCACTTATTGAATATAAGCTCGAGGGTTACAACCTTTTCTTGGAGATGATGGCACAAATAAGAAGAAATGTTATATATTCCATATATCAG TTTAAACCTGTGCTGCTAAAGCAAGATCAGGATAAAATGGAGAATCAGAAATCAGGAAAACGAAATGCACGTGCTCCGACCGAAACCAACCCAGATCCAGTTGGCACAGTTGAGCCATCAACAAGTGCTAGTTCCTAA
- the LOC127095577 gene encoding uncharacterized protein LOC127095577, translated as MDVDEALEDAVISYVNMDARENGALSRRPQDTAMQDCFIMNHVTRVVMVESYNHVLSFTSIGVHVDENIPASGRGIYTFRAQGAFYHNIGGFYPNEGVRPRFIQLYIYDTDNELHNRMQENPQLHQNVVHKLQKMLHQFNPFVIRFKQLSILPNISECSLILKERPSNHHQYNLPTAEQVAAIIVGCDANSMDYGTNINVIRCDGNLKKVQETKGYYDPLQYPILFPFGTHGWDINTTNCNGRRVSCRAYYSYMLQIRPNDQSMLLNAGRLLQQYVVDNYVKIESGRLRWVKEHQGDIRSELYQGLHNALHVGETNAENIGKRTILPSSFIGGRRDMTQRYEDGMAIVLNGGKPDIFLTMTCNPSWSEITSELLPFQTPQDRPDLLTRIFRSKFEKLKDDVINKGVLGKVKSYMYVTEFQKRGLPHVHMLLVLESNDKLRDPKDYDSMVRAEIPKLECEPQLHEAVVRHMIHGPCGIINRKSPCMKDGHCKKRYPKQFLDETRQGTDSYPEYRRRFDESVSLGRDRSVDNRWVVPYNPWLMLKYDCDINVEICSSTKSIKYLYKYVYKGPDRVAMEVHKGSYMDEVQQYVDARWICAPEALWKIFRFTLYRLYPSVERLQIHLPNRHQVRFYDHQQIADVLNNERNSKTMLTQFFALNLRDPQARKYLYREIPEHYCWNKRGMEWHRRRSTRKVIGRIYTVSPSEGDKFYLRLLLSHVTGPTSWEYLLTNNGMIFSTFKKSAEDRGFLETDHSIRDCLVEATSLRMPYALRRLFVTILIFCEPTDVRGLWNEFFTHMVEDYQTSNNVVESDLTNMLLKDLNELLNLHGKKIDDYDLPSLPPNTIDRGAVPKIQFFKSQERIDKGMYEELIRIFIREKENTSNRDFMFGIPLKERH; from the exons ATGGATGTTGATGAAGCTTTGGAGGATGCAGTAATATCATATGTTAACATGGACGCCAGAGAAAATGGTGCATTATCACGTCGTCCTCAAG ACACTGCAATGCAAGATTGTTTCATCATGAATCACGTGACACGTGTTGTAATGGTGGAAAG TTATAACCATGTGCTTTCATTCACTTCAATTGGTGTTCATGTTGATGAGAATATTCCTGCATCTGGTCGTGGTATATACACATTTCGTGCTCAAGGTGCTTTTTACCATAACATAGGAGGTTTCTATCCGAATGAGGGTGTCAGGCCGCGTTTCATACAACTATACATCTACGACACCGATAATGAGCTACATAATAGAATGCAGGAAAATCCACAGCTGCACCAAAATGTAGTTCACAAATTACAGAAAATGCTCCATCAGTTTAATCCTTTTGTAATTAGGTTCAAGCAACTTTCAATACTTCCAAATATCAGTGAATGTAGCCTCATACTTAAGGAGCGTCCAAGTAATCACCATCAATACAATCTTCCAACTGCTGAACAAGTTGCGGCAATTATTGTTGGATGTGATGCAAATTCTATGGATTATGGAACGAATATTAATGTCATCCGTTGTGATGGAAATCTCAAGAAAGTTCAAGAGACAAAAGGATATTATGATCCTTTACAATACCCTATATTGTTTCCATTTGGGACGCATGGTTGGGACATCAACACAACAAATTGCAATGGACGAAGAGTGTCATGTCGAGCATATTACAGTTACATGCTTCAG ATTCGCCCAAATGATCAATCAATGTTGTTAAATGCGGGTCGACTGTTGCAACAATATGTTGTAGACAAttatgtcaaaattgaatcagGGAGATTAAGGTGGGTTAAAGAGCACCAAGGTGATATACGTTCTGAACTGTACCAAGGTTTACATAATGCTTTGCATGTTGGTGAAACTAATGCAG AGAACATTGGAAAAAGAACAATATTGCCATCATCATTTATTGGCGGTCGTCGAGACATGACACAACGTTATGAAGATGGCATGGCTATTGTTCTTAATGGCGGTAAACCAGATATTTTTCTAACAATGACATGCAATCCTTCTTGGAGTGAGATAACATCAGAACTTTTGCCTTTTCAAACACCACAAGATCGTCCAGATTTGCTAACAAGAATATTTCGTTCGAAATTTGAGAAATTGAAGGATGATGTTATTAATAAAGGAGTCTTGGGTAAAGTTAAAAGCTACATGTATGTCACTGAATTTCAAAAGCGAGGACTGCCGCATGTGCATATGTTGTTGGTCTTAGAAAGTAACGATAAGTTGCGTGACCCAAAAGATTATGATAGTATGGTAAGAGCAGAAATACCTAAATTAGAATGTGAACCACAGTTGCATGAAGCTGTTGTAAGACATATGATCCACGGACCTTGCGGCATAATCAACCGAAAGTCTCCATGTATGAAAGACGGACATTGTAAAAAAAGGTATCCCAAACAATTCTTGGATGAAACACGTCAAGGCACTGACTCATATCCCGAGTATAGGAGAAGGTTTGATGAGTCTGTATCGTTAGGTAGAGATAGGTCTGTCGATAATAGATGGGTGGTTCCTTATAACCCTTGGTTAATGTTAAAGTATGATTGTGACATCAATGTAGAGATTTGCAGTAGCACTAAAAGTATCAAGTATCTATACAAATATGTGTACAAGGGCCCTGATCGTGTGGCTATGGAGGTTCATAAAGGATCATACATGGATGAAGTTCAACAATATGTTGATGCAAGATGGATTTGTGCTCCCGAGGCATTATGGAAAATATTTCGATTCACTCTTTACCGATTATATCCTTCGGTTGAAAGATTGCAGATCCACTTGCCGAACCGCCATCAAGTGCGCTTTTATGATCATCAGCAAATTGCAGATGTGTTAAATAATGAACGCAACTCCAAAACAATGCTCACACAATTCTTTGCATTGAATCTACGAGATCCACAAGCAAGAAAGTATCTGTATAGAGAGATTCCAGAGCATTATTGTTGGAATAAGCGGGGTATGGAATGGCATCGTAGGCGATCAACAAGAAAAGTTATCGGGAGAATCTATACGGTATCACCTTCGGAGGGAGATAAGTTTTACTTGCGGCTATTGTTATCGCATGTCACAGGTCCAACCAGTTGGGAATATCTTCTTACAAATAACGGCATGATTTTCAGTACATTCAAAAAATCAGCCGAGGATAGGGGATTTCTAGAGACTGATCATAGTATTCGTGATTGTTTGGTTGAGGCTACGAGTCTCCGAATGCCATATGCTTTACGAAGGTTATTCGTGACGATTTTAATATTTTGTGAACCTACTGATGTTAGAGGCCTTTGGAATGAGTTTTTTACACATATGGTAGAGGATTATCAAACATCTAACAATGTTGTGGAATCAGACTTAACTAATATGTTGTTGAAGGACTTGAATGAACTCTTAAACCTTCACGGTAAAAAGATTGATGATTATGATCTCCCATCTTTACCCCCTAATACAATAGACAGAGGTGCAGTTCCAA AAATCCAG ttttttaaatctcaagagCGCATTGATAAAGGGATGTACGAAGAATTGATTCGAATCTTTATAAG agaaaaagaaaatacttCGAATAGAGATTTCATGTTCGGCATTCCTCTTAAAGAACGTCATTGA